The genomic stretch AATGTAGAGGAGAGGGAGACCAGTAAATTAAGCTGGTGTTCTCAGGAAGGATTTCCTGGATGAAATGGGACTTGATCTGGGACTTGTAGAACGGAGAGGATTTGGATGGGAAAAGCTGAGGAAGGCATACCTTGGAGgtgcttttctcttgttctttacAGGAACTTAAATTCACTTTTCAACTGAAAATGTAATATGTGCATGTGATAAATTTAAATTGTTCAATGAAAAATGTAGCCCTCCCATTCCAGTTGTTTAGTCTTATACTCCAAAGTCAATCACTGTTattatgaataaacattttattcgtaagtataaatatatacacatatacatgtcttccccccaccctttttaaAACAGTCTCCAcagccagcacagagcccaacacggggcttgaactcaactatgagatcaagacctgagccaagatcaagagtcagatgctcaacacactgagccacccaggtgccccacatattccctttttaattgaagtatagttgacacacagtgttacattagtttcaggtgttcaacatagttatttgacaagtttatacatgaCATTGTGCTCACCAcgagtatagctaccatctgtcaccattcactactattacaataccattgactatattccctatgctgttaTCCtcctgacttactcattccataactggaagcctgtatctcccatccCGTTTTGCCCAtacctccacccacctcccctctggcaaccagcagtttgttctctatatttatgggtctgtttctgctttttgtttgttttgttttttagattccacatataagtgaattaaatggtgtttgtctttctctgtccgactcatttcacttagcataataccctctaggtctgtccatgttgttgcaactggcaagatctcatccttttttatggctgagtaatattcctgtgtgtgtgtgtgtagcacatcttctttatccatttatcttttgatggacacttgggttgcttccatttcttggttattgtaaataatgcttcagcaAATgaaggggtacatatatctttttgaattagtgtttttactttctttgggtaaatatacatatccctttttattttttatttttttaagattttatttatttgacagagagagagagacaaagcgagagagggaatataagcagggggagtgggagagggagaagcaggcttcccgctgagcagggagcccgatgcagggctcgatcatgacctgagccgaaggcagatgcttaatgactgagccacccaggcgccccacatatccctttttaaaaccaaatggaaaaaaacaacaaatagagGCAAGCTCTATGTACTGTTCTGTACCTTAATTTTAATGCTTAATATATTTCCAGACTGGCTCatatatatttcacattcttttcataGCTGTACAGTAATTCTACTGTATAGGCATAccgtaatttatttaaccaattacctattgatggacatttattaattattacaaataaagtacAGTGAAACTCCTTGTGCATACATATTTGCATACAACTTCAAATCTATTTATAGGATAAACTCTAAGCAGCAAGGGACTTCTAATCACCAACTGTGACAAGGCTGGATGTGGTAAGGATCGGTATTTACCTGGTGGTATTTTAAAGGAGTTATAGGAACGTGGTTCACAGGATTATTTCTTCATTGGGCCCTGTCGAAGTGGTTCTGACAGGTGGCTACCACAGGCTGAACATTAGTTACCATCTCTCGtctctcatttttccttccctgtagACAAACCTACCTATCTTCAAGCTGAAGGAGTCCTGTGTACGGCGGCGCTACAGTGACTTTGAGTGGCTAAAAAATGAGCTGGAGCGAGATAGTAAGGTATGACCCCATTCCCTGTGTGGGATCCTCGGAGGAGGAGACCTACATAGGCTGAGAGGGCATGAGATCATagtctataaaattttaaaggcagTGGAGCAGCTGAACACTATCCAGTCCCAACACATTGGATCTGGGTGATACCCTTTGAAACTTTAAAGTGGTAAGTTCAggacaaattttaaagaaaaagtatcaCTTGAATTAGTGGCTAGTAAAGTCATACAACTTAACTCCTGTAGGTGCTGAAAATATACAGTATAGTGTTAGGAAAGGCCTAGCTAAATTACTGGATGCTGGTGGGTTGTGAAAGAAAGTGAGGAATATTTGgagtttatttcctttcttttgaggtGGTAAACCTGTCCTTCTATAGAATCAGTTGGGTTCATTTTTGACCTGAGCCATCTTGACTGTGCTTATGACCTCAGTTCTTGCAGGTTGCTGGCCGTGGGATAAGATAGACCCTGCCTGATAGGAAATGGGATATACAGTGCTTCACCCTCTCATACCCTCTTCGTCCTCTCTCACGTGGCTGCTATTTTGCATCTGCCTGCAGATTGTAGTACCGCCACTGCCTGGGAAAGCCTTGAAGCGTCAGCTCCCTTTTCGAGGAGATGAAGGGATCTTTGAGGAGTCCTTCATTGAAGAAAGGAGGCAGGGCCTCGAACAGTTTATTAACAAGTAAGCCAAGTTCCTGGGGACTCTTCTTGCAGCTTTTGCCATCATGGTCTTTCTACGCTTTGTCTGTCTCTTCTTCTGGAATGAGATGTGATGCCAATTGTGCGGTGAGCTGACACTGGACAGTAAAACTCCGTTCCTTTGAGCCGAATTCTGATCCTGTGCCTCAGGGCCTGAGAAAGCACCGCATGGTGGATGTGTTTGGGGATTTCGCTGTACCAtacccctctctcccccttctcctctatAATGTTAGGGTTGGAATGGTGCCCCGTTGCTGTCCCCTACTTGCTTGAACCTCTGGAGGAGCTGCCCTGGCCCTTCCTCCCCTGTCCACACCCCCATTGCTCTGCAAATTCTCTCTGATCCCAAATACTACTGATAACCATCTTGGTCTCTTTATAGAATTGCTGGGCACCCACTGGCTCAGAACGAACGCTGCCTACACATGTTCCTGCAGGAGGAGGCAATTGACAGGAACTACGTCCCCGGGAAGGTGCGCCAGTAGGAGCCCCTCTCACCACTTGCCCTCTACTTTCCTGCTGAAAATGACATTGGTTTTTACActaagcctctctctctctctttgatctGAAGTTGGCTGCCCATCCCCTGGCCCGATAGACTGGCTGGCATTGTGTTCCTTGGTACCTGACTACACCGTGGGCACTCTGCTAGGATCCTCTTTTCTAAGGAGAGGTGGGAACCACAGGCAGATGCCCTTTGCTTGGGGTACGGGTCGGGGGATTGGACTGGAAGGCAATTTCTTGGGCATTTACCCATGCCAGAAGGCTAATCTTTTGGGGGGGCGGGTCTTGTGCTGGTGGGGCACTTGGATACATACTGCTGCTGCAAGTCCAGGGGATTTTCTTACTCTTAGGTTTAACCAGGAACGCTGAGCAGGGAACAGCCCTGCATTTCCTACCTGCAtgaactttttcctttttgggaAGGTGGTAGAGACCCAAACGTTCTTGTTTTCTCTAGGCCTGCTCCCAGTTTTCTCAACAGTTTCTTTTgttactttctctctcccttgttgCTTTTCATGGCAGTAAATCCTAGAGTCTAAGCAGTCTGTTGTGTGGAGCAAGGTGTGTGGGTTTTCTGGGCCCCTCATCATGGCTGCTTCAGAGTCAGAAGAAAGCCATAGGGCAGTAGGAGAACTCTTGTTGTCTAGCCCCTCTCTTTTGTGGCTCCCCACTCTGGCTGCCTGTTCTTGCTCATCAGCAGGTGAGTCAGTATGGGCCAGCAGTTCTCCCTCCCCAAGCCCTTGGTACTTTATAGGTTAGCTTTGCAGGTTTGATGGCTTGAGGGGTGGGGGCAACTCACCACTGCCAGGTAACTCCCTAAAGGGTGGGAGTGGATCATTTTCTAGGTACCTCCCAGTGGTGGGGAAGGGCATCACTATCCTCCCCCTTCCATCCTCCCTTGCCCCATCCCATTTAGTGCTGCCATAGGGCAGAAGCACATGAACAAACCACACATTCTCTGACTTCTAAGCACTTTGAGCTGTTGAATGGGGCTCAGGGGCAAGAGTTGTCGCTGCCCTCCCCAGCTTGGTCACAGGGTTTTTGAACTGCCTGCACTCCTTTTCCATGGAATCCCAGCATTCTCCCCAGAATTTGAGCTAGAGATAGCAGCGGGGTATGGATGTCCCAAATCTTAGAGTCTGAAGCAGCTTTCCTGGGCTTCTGTCTGGAAGGTAGTGGTTTGTTTGCTGGGGCCTGATAATCTATCTCCAGTGGTGGGATGGGAGCAAGTTAACTGTTGTCATGTCAAAAGTGGGGACTCTTTGCTTAGACTGTCCATCATGGAAGGATTGGAATTCTCTATACAGGGTCTTGGGGAAAAGGATTATAGAGTCTGACAAGACCCTGATCAGAGAGATTAGGATTGCATTTTGTCATGGGATTTGGAGTCCTTCTAAATGTTGATGTTCCCTGAGACAGATCAGCTCTCCAGCTGCTGAGCCTGTACCAGGGGCTGAGCAGCCCCTAGAGAGAGGCTCTgctccctttcccacctccccaaTGTTGGTGTTGCTGCCTTTTTGATTTGTATTCTCTgttattgactttttttaaaagagttcttCTTTCATTGTGCACAAGTGCTGAAAGCCTGAGGCCCCATTTCTGCTGTGTATATATCCTGACTCGGGGCTTTTATTCAGCAAACTGTTCATTCTTCTGTCAGACAATGTCATATTCAACTCTGTTCATATTAAACCACTGTGAAGCAAGCCTCTGTTTTCCTGCTTAAGTtgtaaatatagtattttttagtGTCTAGGATATTCTTGGTATTGTGCAGAAATCATATAACATGGTCAGTGTCCTGAGGTGATAAgttaagttttacatttaagtttaaaaaaaaacaaaacagaatcctAGCTGCCTGTAGCGATATTTACCTATACTTGCAACTTTCAATTGACTTTGTCACAGAGGTAATGCATCTGCTTGCAGGAAGTAGCCATAGGGCTTAATACCTGTGGTTTGGGTCAGATTTAGCAGATTTGGTTTTTAAGCTTGTGGGTTTCTGCTAATTTGGGCAGAATATatttatagtgtgtgtgtgtatatacatatatatgcatatgctctatgtgcacacacataaacacgtgtgtgcatgcgctCATCCTCCAACATACCATCTGTGAACACTATATCtttcataggtttttttttataCCTCAATtgagactattttctttttttaagattttttatttatttatttgagagagagagagagcagagcgagcaagagagagcacgagttggggggaggagctgagggacagggagaagcagactccccgctgagcagggagccctatgtggggctccatcccaggaccctgggatcatgacccgagccaaaggcagatgcttaacctcctgagccacccaggcaccccgagagtattttctttcaaatagatGGGATACAGGCAGAAAGGTAAATGAActctgagaactttttttttcttaactctgaGAACTTTTGATGGATGGATATTTTCATCTGACCGATGTGTTCTGAAATGGCTTCCTACACAAAGTGGGTTTTAGTAAAAGTTTGGAATAAGAGGAGCTAGGAGTCTTGTTATTTGGGAAGTCAAAGCTTGTTTTAATCATGTAGTTGAGCATGGAAAGAAGGTATAGAAAGTAATGTGGTCAAAACATGAATTAGGGTGACAACAATGTACTTGGGTGTGAGTAGAAGAGTGGGGGCTGAATCGAAGTTAAGAGGTTTTGGTAGTTCAGGAATTAGATGACTAAAGATATCTGAGGGGATAGGGAAGAATAGAAGTTTCTGTGagataagagaaaggaagagtaaGGAGACAAA from Neomonachus schauinslandi chromosome X, ASM220157v2, whole genome shotgun sequence encodes the following:
- the SNX12 gene encoding sorting nexin-12 isoform X4 produces the protein MSDTAVADTRRLNSKPQDLTDAYGPPSNFLEIDIFNPQTVGVGRARFTTYETNLPIFKLKESCVRRRYSDFEWLKNELERDSKNCWAPTGSERTLPTHVPAGGGN
- the SNX12 gene encoding sorting nexin-12 isoform X3 yields the protein MSDTAVADTRRLNSKPQDLTDAYGPPSNFLEIDIFNPQTVGVGRARFTTYEVRMRTNLPIFKLKESCVRRRYSDFEWLKNELERDSKNCWAPTGSERTLPTHVPAGGGN
- the SNX12 gene encoding sorting nexin-12 isoform X1; protein product: MSDTAVADTRRLNSKPQDLTDAYGPPSNFLEIDIFNPQTVGVGRARFTTYEVRMRTNLPIFKLKESCVRRRYSDFEWLKNELERDSKIVVPPLPGKALKRQLPFRGDEGIFEESFIEERRQGLEQFINKIAGHPLAQNERCLHMFLQEEAIDRNYVPGKLAAHPLAR
- the SNX12 gene encoding sorting nexin-12 isoform X2, which produces MSDTAVADTRRLNSKPQDLTDAYGPPSNFLEIDIFNPQTVGVGRARFTTYETNLPIFKLKESCVRRRYSDFEWLKNELERDSKIVVPPLPGKALKRQLPFRGDEGIFEESFIEERRQGLEQFINKIAGHPLAQNERCLHMFLQEEAIDRNYVPGKVRQ